The segment CCAATTAACTGATTCTTTTCAACCCTTAAATTCTCAACCACACCAGATGCAGTATCTACACTTGGGTTATGGTCTTTGAAAAAAGTCTTTAGGCCTGAATAATCAGCACCTTTTATGTCTAATTCCTCAATAAAAATTGTGTCATCCCACCAATCGTATCTTTCACACGCATTATCTGTTGAGATTAAAATAAATGTTGCATCAGCGTTTGTATTTGCTTGTGCATCTGCTCTTTGTTCTGTTTCTTTTTGTTTAGAAACCAGGGATGCACTTCTATACATAACCCTTGAACAAATTGCACTTCTTAACTGTTCTTTATTCGGCTTCATTATTGTCCTTTTGCTCCGTCATGTTTAGTGGAACTAAATAAGTGTCTCCATCTTTGATAGGATTCATATCTTCTTTTTCTCGGATTTCATTTGCACTATAAACACCCATATTTCTACCAATGTTATAAGCATTAAATCTTGATTGGATATCCCCTCTCAGTAACCCATCAACATTAAATTTTGCATAGTATTTTTTTCTTTCTTCTTTCGATAAAAGTTGCTTCTTAATAGATTTTTCAATTCTGTTGATATATGGCTGCAATGTATATTTAACTAATTCTTGCGATTGTTCAGAAATGTTGTTAAATGAAGATTTTGAAAGGTCGGCTACTAAGTGCGGTGGAACTCTATACATTCCACATATTTCTGATTTTTGAAATTGTCTTGTTTCTAAAAACTGACTATCGCTATTTGATAATCCGATTGATGTTATATCTGCTCCACCTTCTAATAATGCTACTTTGTGTGCATTTTCGCCACTATGTGCTTTTTGCCAAGATTTCTTTAATCTTTTGTATTGTTCATCATTTAGTGTTTGTGGGATTTTTACTGCAATTGGTGGTGTTGCATTGTTTTTGAAAAATCTACTTCCATAGTTTTCGGCAGATTTTGAAAGCCCTAAAGAATCCCTTTGGTATTCAATAGGAGACATTCCACTCCACCCATCTTTTGAAAAACCAATTACTTCAAAAATCTCATCTTGTTTGAATTCGTAGGTATGCTTTCCATTGTTATATGTAAATATAATAGAATCATCTTCTAATCTATATTTTGTTACATTTGTAGCAAGTAAAGGTACTAATTCAAGTATTTTCCCTGCTCTACTTTTAATAATTTGTGCGTAAAAATTCCCATTTAAACATAAATGAGCGATACAAACTTCCCAAAAAGTTACAGAAGTCATATCTTTATTTGGCTCTAAATTTAAAATATCGTATAGGTTGTGTGTATATGCTTTTGATTTTTTATTGTTTTTTGAGTTGTATTCGTATAAATGAATAGGTAAAGAGCCAGTAGTTTCACTTAAAACTCTAATACATGAGAAAACTGTTGATATTTTCATTGCATTAGATAATGTGATATTTTCGCCACTTGTTGATTCTCTAGGTGCGAATAGTTCACTAAATTCTTGTGATGATGTTGCTACTTCTTGGCTTCTAAACCAATTAAATGGATTTAAATTCATGCCTTATTTTAAGCATTAAGGCTATTTAGCTTTAAGTTTTTAGACTACTTGGAATCAATATAGACTAAATAAATCTAAAGCCTCTATCTTCATAAGGGTTTATTTCTTCTTCCTCTTTTTTATCTGTCAGATAGACTCCAACTGCTTCTGCAAGTGCTACCATGCCATCTACTTTTTCAATTGATTTATCTTTGTCTATTTTTATATTATCAGATGGATCACGTTTTAATACTACATTGCTGCACATCCAATTTAACACTTCATTATTACCATGATTTAAATTGTCTTGTAGTGCTAGAACTTCAATTTGCTTTGTTGGTGCTGACATTGAAGCAAACCCTTGTCCGAATGGAACTAAAGTTGTAATTTCTTCATTATTTAGGTCTGTTATTAATTGACTACTATTCCATCTATCATACGCTAGTAGTTTTATATTAAAAAACTCACAATATCTTTGAATGTCTTTCTTAATTACATTGTAATCAATAATATTTCCATCTGTGGCAGTTATTAATCCTTGCTTTTCCCAATCTAAATAAGGCACTTTGTCTCTATTTGCTCTTTCTCTTAGGTTGTCTTTTGGTATCCAAAATCTAGTGAGTATATCCATATAGCCACTTTCAGTAGGAAAAATTAAAACTAATGCTGCAATATCTGTTGTTGAAGCTAAATCGAGTCCACCATAAGCTATTTTTGTTTTTAACTCTTTTAATTTAGTGAAGCCAATTTTTTCTTGACCTCTCGTCCACACATTGCTTTTAATCCAAGTCATAGGCTTATCGCACCAAACATTTAAGTGTTTTGTTTTAAATGCGATTAATGCTTCTTCTGATTCATTAGCAAGTGAGATTTTACCTTCCATATATGAATAAGTTGGACTCACACCTAAATTTGGGTTAGCTTTTTTCCATATCTCTCTGTCTTTCCAAAAGTCATCATTTTTTAAATCTTCTTCACTTGGCTCAAACAGTACAGGGTAAAATCTATCATCTTTTATTATTCCTTTTTTAACTTTTTTAGCATAAGTATATATAAGTCTAAAAAAGAAACCTTGCATATTGTAGCCTGCAGTTGAAAGGTGTATCTCTAAAGGCTCGTTTCTTCCTGCCAAACCATCTGACATAATCTGATAAAGGTCTATTGTTTTATGTGCGTGTCCTTCATCTACTGTTAAGAATGAAGGTCTTAACCCATCCTTTGTGTCTGCCGAACTTGTAAGAGATTGGAATTCGTCCTCAAATGCTCCATCTTCTTTAGTTATTCTTGGTGGTTTAACTGTGCTTTTAACTAAGCCTAATAAATCAGGCTCTTGTTTAATCATTGTCAAAAATACTTTATGAATAATCTTTGCTTGTTCTGCTTCTGTTGCTATTGAATATTGTTCTTTTGCTTTTTCATGATCAATAAAAAACATTATTGCATGAAGGACTCCCGCAAACTCTGATTTACCATTTTTCTTAGGCATAAAGAAAAGTGCCTTTTGGTATCTTCTTAAATCCTTAAACATTCCACTTTTATATTTTGTTCCGAATATGTCTATGATAGATTCTATTTGCCACACTTGAAATTGAAAATTAACTCCTGCAAACTCTCCTGAAGTGTGTTTGAGCATGGAAGAAAATCTAACACACTTATAAGCTAATTTTTCATCAATATAATATTCACTATTTGTTAATTCTTTGGTTTTTTTATTAATATATTCTTTTGCTAGTTCCCAATAAAATTTAGGCTCATTAAATTCTCTATTCTTCATTTAAAATATCTAAAATACCTTTTTCTTTTTTTTCTTTAGTTTCTAGTTTTGTTCTTGCAAGTGGATTTAAACCAAGCCTATCACTATAATTCAACATCATCTTTTGATGGTCTAACATCATTTTGTGATATGGATGTACTGTTGCTCTGTTTAATTCAACTGTTAAAGTTCCATCTTCTGACTCATGAGTATCTCCACTTAGCAGTACACCACATTCTAATGATTTAACATAGTAGTGATTGTATGCTTGTGCTGATAGTGCATAGCATAAAAGTATTTGTTTATCGCATTGTTCATATAATCCCATATCAATTAAATCTTTTGTTGCTGTTGATAGTATTTCAATACCAAGTGCGGTAAGTTTTGAATTAGCAGCTAATACTTGTGTCTCTTGTTCTATCTTTGGGGGAAGTTTAATTTTTTCTTTTGGCTTTATCTCTATTCCAACTCTTTTTTTATTGGCTTCAATTTTTTTTACAAGTGCAGCAACTTCATGTTCATCATAAAATGTATTCCTACCTTTTTTAAATCTTTGAAGTTCACCATTTTTGACATACCTTGATAGTGTAGATTTATCACAATTTAAAATTTTTAATGTATCTTTTTGATTCTGCATTTTAACTACAACCTTTACTGCAACCTATTTAAAATTTTTGAAATCCAAAGCGAGGGAAAAGAGTTTTGGGTGTCGATAAATCGCTCTTTATGTCTGATAAGATTTTCATACCCCTACCCCTTTACCTTTCGTCTTTTTATTGTGGCAACTCATACAAAGAGTTTGCAAGTTCTCTAAATCATATGCTGCTCCACCATCTTGTATTTCTACAATGTGGTCTACAACGTGGTCTCTATGCTTTAATCCAATAGCAGCATGGCAGCTAGTACATTTAAAACCATCCCTAATGATTGCTTCTTGTCTTAAGTCTTTCCACTTCTTAGATTGATAAACAGATTGATTCTCTTTATTCCTTGAGGTCTTGTTATATTCTTTTTCTATCTGCTGCTTACACTTCGGGCATCTTTTCCCTTGATACACTCCATGTTTAGAACAATGTTTATTATTAATGCTCGGCATTATCTAATCCTTTATAGAATCCAATCTTTGTATTGTTAGTAAGTTCATATATATAATCAAAGTCTGACTCAATATCTTCTGGTGCTAGTTTTAGACTTACATATCCTTTATCAATCATTAATTGTATTTCTTTTGGCAATTCAACAAATACTATTCCACCTGTTTTAAATATCTTTGCATTGATTGAATAATCTTGTCTATGAATTGCATTAAAGAATTGTGTATGTAATCCGAATCTGAAACATAATTTTGAAGCTATCCAAATGTTTCCTGATACTAAACCATCTAGTATGTAATGCTTTGAATTGTTAATGCAAATTTTGCTCATTATCTACCTCCTCAATTAAAATGTTTAACCCATCAAATTCGGCATTTGTATGCTTTCTTACTATCAACTCAACAATAAACTTATCATCCTTATAAGCTATTCCATTTAAGCTATCAAATAAAAGTTTTATTACTGAATCAATGTCATAGTTTTTTCTATCTTTGATTAGTACATCACATTTAAAACTAACTTCTCCATCTATCTTTTTTATTTTTTGTCTTATGGCTTCCATCTGTACTAATTGAATAAACTCTTTTGCTTTTTTATTTTTAATAATAGATGGTCTGCCATTTCTAATTATTGGCTGATATAACTTGTTTAGTAAGATTGGAATAGTTTTAAGAATTAATAAATTCTTCATTGTTCTCCCACCCAATTTTTATAGTATCAATTCTGCTTAGTCCATGAATAGGAAAACCAATTTGATGTATGTGTCTATGGCAAGGAACACAAATGTTTATTAGTGTTCTATCATCTTTTTTTGCAAGTCCAAATTCTGCATGATGTGGATAATCTAAATCATCACTTCCACATATTTGACAAAACTCTTTACTAAGAATAAATTTTACTCTTGCTTCAAGTTCTGCCTTTTTTACTTTTCTATCTTGCTTCTTTTTAACCTTGTGAAGCTGTTGTGCTTTAGAATATGGAGCAGTCACTATTTCTCCACTCTCTTGTCATTCTTATTCTTATCCCATTGCGTTTTACTTGTAGTTGCATAAAGGATATGACCTTTTTTACTTCTCTTAAAATAGATACCATTCTTGTAAAATTCGTTTTCTGCAAGTTTAGTCATTCTTCGCCCCATTCATCACAATATGCTTTATATAGTGGTTTTTCATAATCTTTGTACTCTACTTTTAAATATGCTATTCTCTCTTTTGATAGACTTGCTATCCAATCGCTAACTGGTGGCTTTGCGTAATACATCATCATTTCTGAACTCTCTTTAATCTTTTTTCTGCATAATGCAAACACTTTTTAGCTTCTCTTATTGGATTAGTTGCACCATGTCTATTGCCTAATCTACTCCAAAGTGATTTTAAGATATTAAATTCATATCCATCTAATTGTAGATACTCATGTAAATCATCTACATCCTCAACCCAATCAGGAATTTTATAGAAGTCGTTTTTACTTCCATCATTTTTGGTTTCAGAAGGTACAACTCCACCATCGCTAAAAAATGTTTCTTCATATTTTCTATTCATTTTGTAAGTCCTAATCTTATTGCTTTAACTCTAATCGCTTTTAGTTCCCTATAATCTTCTAACTCACTTTGGATATCTTTAAAAGTGCATCCTGCTTTTCTCATATTGATTAATGTTTGAGTATCGTAATTGCTCCATGTGATATAACTTTTCATGCTACGCTCTCCCAGTATTTATTTAATTTGTTATTGTGTTTTTGAATCAAGTCTTTTTTAGATATTAAGTTTCTATCACATTTGATAAATTCTTGCTCTGTAATTCTCAAACTAATTTGACTGTTAGCTTCCCTAAAAATATGTGAATATTCTTCTTTATTTTTTTGCATTTCATTAAACTTGTAAGAGATTGACTTAATATGTCTTTTTAATTTTTTAGCAATATCTTTATTTTTACTATTGAAGTGTTTTTCAACTAAGATATAAACCATTTCTTCATCTGAATAAACTTTCTTATGTGTATCTTTGTTTGAATAGTTATGCTTTTTTGAGTAAGCCATCATTTGTTTAACATATCTCTTGTTTGCGTTCAATGCGTGTTGCTTAGTACATTCTTTACTTGCACAAGTGATTTGGTCGTCTTTTGCAGTCCAAGTTAATGTTCCACAAATGATACAGTTGAACTCTCTTTCCTCTTTTCTTCTTTTCTCTCGTCTATGTATTTTCTTGCAAGTTTCACTTTTGCAAATAATATTGTTTTGTCTGTATGGTGTAAAAAGTTCATTGCACACTTTGCATCTTCTACGTCTCATGCTTCACTCTTTGCATCTAATAATTTTGAAACTGCTTTGTTAAATGTTTCTTCTGTTGTGTATTGCTTGTAAAGTAAAAGTCCTTTTTCATTGAATACACTCATTTGATTTGTTTGTTTGTCATAAGAGATTGACTTGATATGTTTTGCATCTATTTTTTTAGTCATTACGCACCTAATCTTTCAAGAACTAACTGCTCTTTACTTTTATGTGTTAATTGTGGATATTCTTTTTCAAGTGTTAATTTGAAAACAATCTTTTGTATCTTTTCTCTTAAAACTTCTTTGTGGTATCTCACAAGCCTTACAAGTTCAGGTCTTTTACCAATCATTTCTAAAACTTTTAAATCTTTAGGCTCATTACCAAATTCATCAAAAAGTCTTTTGCTTATCTCTTTGCAATATAAGTCTTTACCTATTTGAATTTCCCAATTTACCCAATCGAAAACATCAACTGTCTTTTTAAATAATCTTTCTGAATAGTCCTCAACCTTCGATTTTTGTTGTGAATTTAATCTTGGTGCATTTTGTTTTTTAAAATCTTTTACAAGTGCTAAAAACTTTTGATATCCAGTTAGATACTGATATTTGGATTCATTGAAATTCTCTTTGATGAAGAATCTAAATAGGCCTAAATCATGAATACTTGTTAAATCTTCTATCATGTCTTGCATAACTAAAGAATTTGTAATATCTACGTTTAAAACTCTTGAAACGTATTTGATTATGTCGTTTGATGTAATATTAGCACTCATAAATCACCTCACAATCTTGAACATCTTGGTTTTGCATATTTGCAAAGTAATCATCAATGAATTTATCAGATTGCTCTCGTTTTGATAGTTGGTTGTTTTGTTGTTTAACCTGATAAAAGTCTTTCCAATTACTAGCAATAGCTCTTTTTATGATTTCTTCATTTCTTCCAAAGTCAAAATATTTCTGCAATAATCTATCATGGATTTTTAAAGTAGTCTGTAATTTCATCTTCTTTCTAAGGGCAGAATATTCTAAATACAAATCCTTCTCCGACTTGCTTAATTTACTAAATAAGTGATGGTTAAATAAAGAAGGTGATGGTTCAAGGGGTAAAGCCTCTTTACTTTGCCCCCCTCTAGGTGGTAAAGCCTCTTTACTTTGGTGGTGGGGTAAAGCCTCTTTACTTTGCTCAAATTTTTCTTTAATTTCTTCATCAAGATTTTGTAGATTTTCAAGAGGATAAACTATATAAATTTTAGTAGTTGAACTTCCGTTTTTTCTACTTCTTTTTTTAGACAATAAAAGGCTTTTCCCTTCAAGTTCTTTCATGTGTTTTATTACAGTAGGTTTTGATAGAGAAGTTTTTAAAACAATAGTATTGATTGATGGATAACAATATCCTTCATCATTCGCATTGTCTGCTAAAGCTAACATAATAAGTTTTTTATTAGGATCTAAAGTTTCATCTCTAAATACTTTTTCCATTACTTTAATGCTCATTACTCACCTTCTCTTTCAAGAAGTTTATTTATATAATTAACTCCTTTTTGATATACAAGTGTTTTAAGGCTTATATTGGTACTTCCATCAGGCTTTGTATATTTAGATTCAATTACTCTAAAATATCCTCTATCTATGAAAGTTTGAAAAGGTATATTGTCTTTTTGTAAAACCTTTTTTTCTCTCAAAAATTCAAATAGTTTATTTCTTCCAATATTTTTATCTAATACCTTCGCAACTTTTGCCATATCAAAAGCAGTTTTACTATTTGTTACTGCTTCAAAAAATTCTACTTTAGGTTTTTGTTCTAATAAAAGTTTTTCTTGAAGTTCAATTTGTTCAGCTTGTTTTGAAGCTAACAATAAAGCTTCGCTGAAAGTTTGTGGAATATTGAAGTTTGATTGAGATAGTTTTTGTTTCATAAGTGAGAATGCTTTTACAAGATTAACTTTAAATCTTTTTACTATCTCGTTGTTTCTCATAAAAGACATAATTAACATTGATTGATTTTCATTAAGGTGTGTAATTTTAATAGGTCGTCCACCGTTTGAGTTTTCCGATTTCAAATCCGTAAACTCAACTGTTCCAAATTCTCTAAGTTCAGTAATATTTTCTTTAATTAATCTCATTACTGTCTCATGTGAATTTTGTACATTCTCTGCAATAACTAAAGAACTAACAAGTAGTTCACCATTTTTTTCTGTAACGATTTCTTGACTAAATAAGTCAGATTGTAAGTTTAAGCTCATGATTAAATCCTTCAAAGACGTTAAGCTAAATCAGTTTTTACAAATACAACTGTAAAACCAACTCCCTCTTTAGTCTTTGAAGGAATTGAAGTTCAAGGAGTTGGCTTTGTAAAAAGAACTTAAGTGCCTATTGGATAAACTAATCAGACACTATTTCGGTGTGTGGTTATTGGCTTTACTCTTTGGTCGGAAGCAAGCCAGTAACCTTAAAAATTCCCACATAATGAAAACTTTTAAAGCTACAAAAGGGGTATATTTCAACCCCTCTTGGGAGTTATTATGAAAAAATTTTGTGACTGTCTATTGACTCGGGTATAGCCACGATAATTTGTTTAGCTTTTGATAAATCTAATTTTTTAACTTCAATCTTTTGATTTGTATGTATTAAATGTAATGTTTCGTTCATGATTTACTCCCAATGTTTTGATTTTTCAGTTCTTAAATGTGTATTTAAAGCAATTGATAAAATTCTTTGTGTGAAGCTTGATAACCTTTTTGCTTCTTCTGGATCAAAAGTTTTATTTTCATCATCTAATATCACTTTTGCTTTTCTACAAGTTTCACCTAATTCATCCATTAAATTAATCATTTCATCTTTGAATTCTTCTTCTGTTTCATATTTTTCAATTTTTTTATTATGTAGTACAGGATAAGCATAATTTCCAATTTCCTCTAATAATAAAGCTATATGCCAAGAAGTTAATTTTGTTTGATTAAATAACCCCTTAAATTGTTCTTCCCCATTTGGGTTACTAGGAAATAGTAAATCTCCAAAATAACAAGACCAAGTTACACCTTTATCTTGTGCGTATGCTTGCGTTGCACTTTTGAGCTTTGCGTGAAACTCTATGTTTTCTCTTCTTTTATTACACATGGTTTTTTCCTCCATAATCAAACCTATTAATTATTTTCTACAGTTGATATACTTTTCTTAACAATTGAATCAAGGATTTTTTTAGATTTGCTAATGTATGGCCTTATGTCTTCATTGTTGGCTTTTAATATTTTTAAATTATTTAAAGTGGGCAAGTCACCATTTTTTAGTTTTTTTTCAACCCTATGTTTAGCAACTCTAACACTAGACTCAGATGCTGACATTTAAAATCCTTAATATGTTTCGTTAATCGTAACAAAATAATTTTTAAACCTTACTTAAAATGTTACGTATTACGATATAAATTAAATGTTACAATTAATGTAACAAAAATAAAGGAACATTATGGGAAACAAGGTTTTTACAGTTGGACCTAAAATATTAAAACTTTTAGATGAAAAGGGATTAACTCAAATTTCATTAATTAGGTTTCTTCTGAAAAAAGATAAAATAGAAGGCAAGGAAAGAACGAGATTTAATAGATATTTTAATGGAGTTCATGAATTTCCAACAGATTATATTGCTTCGACTGCAATATTTTTAAAATGTGACCCAAAAATACTTTTAGAAGAGAAAGGGGAATATGTTCCATCTGCAAGGAAAATACCTGTATTGGGACTTAGCTCATGTGGAGTCCCTTCGCCTTGCTTTGATTTTTCATCTATTGATGAAACTATAGATTATGTAGGAGAAGAAGAAAATGTATATGCGGTTAAAGCCTTTGGAGACTCTATGGAAACATATATTTTTAATGAGGATATTGTAATTTTTGAATCTTTAAAAAATAATGGGATAGAAGACGGTGAAGTTGTGCATTATAGTTACGAATATGGTTCACCTGACCCTGATGATAATGGAATAAAAGTATTTAAAATAAGGGAAGATGGGAGCATATATTTAAAACCTCTTAATGGAGAATATGACAATATTGAAGTTAAGTATCCAGAATTTCTTAAAATGTCAAGGCTCGTGTCGGTTCAGAAAAAACCAAAACGATTTTAGATGAGACATTTAAGAGACATTATTTTGATATAATAGATTAGATTATT is part of the Arcobacter arenosus genome and harbors:
- a CDS encoding S24 family peptidase — encoded protein: MGNKVFTVGPKILKLLDEKGLTQISLIRFLLKKDKIEGKERTRFNRYFNGVHEFPTDYIASTAIFLKCDPKILLEEKGEYVPSARKIPVLGLSSCGVPSPCFDFSSIDETIDYVGEEENVYAVKAFGDSMETYIFNEDIVIFESLKNNGIEDGEVVHYSYEYGSPDPDDNGIKVFKIREDGSIYLKPLNGEYDNIEVKYPEFLKMSRLVSVQKKPKRF
- a CDS encoding phage antirepressor KilAC domain-containing protein, which produces MSLNLQSDLFSQEIVTEKNGELLVSSLVIAENVQNSHETVMRLIKENITELREFGTVEFTDLKSENSNGGRPIKITHLNENQSMLIMSFMRNNEIVKRFKVNLVKAFSLMKQKLSQSNFNIPQTFSEALLLASKQAEQIELQEKLLLEQKPKVEFFEAVTNSKTAFDMAKVAKVLDKNIGRNKLFEFLREKKVLQKDNIPFQTFIDRGYFRVIESKYTKPDGSTNISLKTLVYQKGVNYINKLLEREGE
- a CDS encoding P27 family phage terminase small subunit, with protein sequence MQNQKDTLKILNCDKSTLSRYVKNGELQRFKKGRNTFYDEHEVAALVKKIEANKKRVGIEIKPKEKIKLPPKIEQETQVLAANSKLTALGIEILSTATKDLIDMGLYEQCDKQILLCYALSAQAYNHYYVKSLECGVLLSGDTHESEDGTLTVELNRATVHPYHKMMLDHQKMMLNYSDRLGLNPLARTKLETKEKKEKGILDILNEE
- a CDS encoding HNH endonuclease codes for the protein MPSINNKHCSKHGVYQGKRCPKCKQQIEKEYNKTSRNKENQSVYQSKKWKDLRQEAIIRDGFKCTSCHAAIGLKHRDHVVDHIVEIQDGGAAYDLENLQTLCMSCHNKKTKGKGVGV
- a CDS encoding RusA family crossover junction endodeoxyribonuclease → MKNLLILKTIPILLNKLYQPIIRNGRPSIIKNKKAKEFIQLVQMEAIRQKIKKIDGEVSFKCDVLIKDRKNYDIDSVIKLLFDSLNGIAYKDDKFIVELIVRKHTNAEFDGLNILIEEVDNEQNLH
- a CDS encoding phage portal protein, which gives rise to MNLNPFNWFRSQEVATSSQEFSELFAPRESTSGENITLSNAMKISTVFSCIRVLSETTGSLPIHLYEYNSKNNKKSKAYTHNLYDILNLEPNKDMTSVTFWEVCIAHLCLNGNFYAQIIKSRAGKILELVPLLATNVTKYRLEDDSIIFTYNNGKHTYEFKQDEIFEVIGFSKDGWSGMSPIEYQRDSLGLSKSAENYGSRFFKNNATPPIAVKIPQTLNDEQYKRLKKSWQKAHSGENAHKVALLEGGADITSIGLSNSDSQFLETRQFQKSEICGMYRVPPHLVADLSKSSFNNISEQSQELVKYTLQPYINRIEKSIKKQLLSKEERKKYYAKFNVDGLLRGDIQSRFNAYNIGRNMGVYSANEIREKEDMNPIKDGDTYLVPLNMTEQKDNNEAE
- a CDS encoding helix-turn-helix domain-containing protein; protein product: MSIKVMEKVFRDETLDPNKKLIMLALADNANDEGYCYPSINTIVLKTSLSKPTVIKHMKELEGKSLLLSKKRSRKNGSSTTKIYIVYPLENLQNLDEEIKEKFEQSKEALPHHQSKEALPPRGGQSKEALPLEPSPSLFNHHLFSKLSKSEKDLYLEYSALRKKMKLQTTLKIHDRLLQKYFDFGRNEEIIKRAIASNWKDFYQVKQQNNQLSKREQSDKFIDDYFANMQNQDVQDCEVIYEC
- a CDS encoding terminase large subunit translates to MKNREFNEPKFYWELAKEYINKKTKELTNSEYYIDEKLAYKCVRFSSMLKHTSGEFAGVNFQFQVWQIESIIDIFGTKYKSGMFKDLRRYQKALFFMPKKNGKSEFAGVLHAIMFFIDHEKAKEQYSIATEAEQAKIIHKVFLTMIKQEPDLLGLVKSTVKPPRITKEDGAFEDEFQSLTSSADTKDGLRPSFLTVDEGHAHKTIDLYQIMSDGLAGRNEPLEIHLSTAGYNMQGFFFRLIYTYAKKVKKGIIKDDRFYPVLFEPSEEDLKNDDFWKDREIWKKANPNLGVSPTYSYMEGKISLANESEEALIAFKTKHLNVWCDKPMTWIKSNVWTRGQEKIGFTKLKELKTKIAYGGLDLASTTDIAALVLIFPTESGYMDILTRFWIPKDNLRERANRDKVPYLDWEKQGLITATDGNIIDYNVIKKDIQRYCEFFNIKLLAYDRWNSSQLITDLNNEEITTLVPFGQGFASMSAPTKQIEVLALQDNLNHGNNEVLNWMCSNVVLKRDPSDNIKIDKDKSIEKVDGMVALAEAVGVYLTDKKEEEEINPYEDRGFRFI
- a CDS encoding HK97 family phage prohead protease translates to MKPNKEQLRSAICSRVMYRSASLVSKQKETEQRADAQANTNADATFILISTDNACERYDWWDDTIFIEELDIKGADYSGLKTFFKDHNPSVDTASGVVENLRVEKNQLIGDVRFGKDEQSQILKQKYDDGILTDVSIGYRIDDYEYTEKKDDNDLLLVTKFRIIELSAVWKGADAGAIKIKSNEPVEVNEKRYSYEIYEKKLNSNNRRK